The sequence AGCCCCGTGGTTAGCTGTACAAATCAGCAATGTCCCTAACTAAGGGTACTCGACCTCCGGGTAAAGACTGTAAGGACTTGCTCGCGTGTTCTCAGGTCGCCTTCTTCGCCGTGCTGGCCgtggccgccgccgcccccggctaCCTGGGCGCCCCTGCAGTGGCCACCTACGCCGGCCCGGCAGTGGCCacctacgccgcccccgccgtggccacctacgccgcccccgccgtgGCTCCCCTGGCCTACTCTGCGTACGCCGCCCCCGCCGTGGTGGCCGCACACGCCCCCCTGGCCTACTCtgcctacgccgcccccgccgtgGTCAAGACCCACATCTACTGAGCTCTGGCCTACAACAACTATGCACTTGTAAATACAATAAACTCTATTTTTTGAGGAAAAACTGTTTTCTTATTTGTACCAAAGAATACTCTCATAGTGCAGTGTCGTCACACGCGGTAGAAGTGAGACTTCACAGACTGGTTGTAGTTCTACGGCTGCTCACTAACAGTGCTGCAGGCAGCGCTACAGCTGCCATCTGTGTTTATGGCAAGTAACTAACCTGGTGGCTGAAATATGATACATATATTCGTAAAAAATTCAGCCATCAATACAGACATTTACTTTTCTTACCATCTTTCTTGATAGTAATATCGTTTATTTCTATGatatatttatttggaaaaataacAGTTAGTAGATATAGctgaaatatttaacttattaaatacatatacaaaattttaaaatgtaaacatatGATGGTATTAACAATATGCTtgtaaaaacatctttaaaaaaattaagtctctCATTTCACTTACTTCCACCCAACGACTTGCTGAATATATAAATCTTTCTAATCGTAAATTATGTTGGGCTATTGGATTTCACCGTGCTGACATCATAGGTGTGtcaaaaattgaattatttaaagaagTTCTTTTCTTCGCGTCGCATCCACTGCCTGCAGGTTGTCGTGTTGTCGTGATTTTAGCGGAGTTCATTCTCTTGACCAACGGAAGAATGAATATCGCAAAATGAAGTATATTTGCCTGGGGTGATCTTGTAAAACCATTCAAACTGGTTACATAAAATGAACCGACATATTTTTATTACCATAATCCTATAATGAAATGACTACCTTCCCGACAAATGTTTTGGAGTCATGTGGAACAGTGGTTAGACAGTGCCTTTGGAACCGGGTGTTTCCGGGTTGGAGTTCTGTTCCATCCGTCCTGATTGCTGTTCTCCTTGTCTTCCCGAGATCACTTCATGCAAATGATGTTGTAGTTCCCAGCTGTAGTCCATGGAGGATCTCTGCCTCAGTTTCCCTGACATCTACAGTGTGAGTCCGTCTCTTGTGATCTCGCTGGTGACAAGGTGTAATGCCTTCTACCTACCCACTTAGGACTTATAGAATAAGTGATATattgatgttatatatatatatagttaaataaaggtaAAATCAAAACACTTAAATTTCTaacataacacaaaaataaaattagaaacgttaaagcAAGTCAAAAATTATGTATAATCAGAGATATATGACCACACACGCAATCAAATGCATCAACATAGAACATCGTGGCCTTATAAGAattgtttttgtaaaatttctgGCTAGATTTGTTTTAAGTATTAATATTAAAGTAAGTTAATTTGTATTATGACAAGGGTTAACTATACAAGCTATGTCCGT comes from Bacillus rossius redtenbacheri isolate Brsri chromosome 18, Brsri_v3, whole genome shotgun sequence and encodes:
- the LOC134541352 gene encoding cuticle protein LPCP-23-like; translated protein: MATGAGRLLAPHGGQWARPERWEGGWLASAPGVYNTAEKLCRHHSPLPALSAQQTTYCTMHKLVAFFAVLAVAAAAPGYLGAPAVATYAGPAVATYAAPAVATYAAPAVAPLAYSAYAAPAVVAAHAPLAYSAYAAPAVVKTHIY